In one Synergistaceae bacterium genomic region, the following are encoded:
- a CDS encoding aconitase X catalytic domain-containing protein, producing MLKLTDYEKDMLNGKMGPFKQRALQKIVEYANVLGAEELCEVTKATVYFGAHPYLEAVESEDYDEIFSKMILCSDRKYRLEPFAEECFSQTCVGPCDHYCYEPLNLSREVFEKNLRYLELTKEAGVSIAGSCTPYLSGWIPIRGEHFVSTESSNILMSNSVLGAYGNADGLEAAAWSAICGRTPKWGNHIAENRYATHIFEIQCKSESILDWDIIGLTLGRLLPGNGRPVLTGNFKRPNLNKLKRCFASLATTSGAEICHIVGCTVEAPTLEAALAGHEPLGKFVITQRDCDESLALVCDPGGGSLEMVVLGCPHYSLEEIRYAAKCLEGRHVHEGVSLQIWTDMAIQQLAKVNGYADIIERAGGHLLNSACPMVCGRTVFDRVKTGFATDGAKQAHYLHTDLNVKIFYGDAQKCIEAAVRGAWEA from the coding sequence ATGCTCAAACTGACGGATTACGAGAAAGACATGCTGAACGGGAAAATGGGGCCCTTTAAACAGAGAGCCCTGCAAAAAATCGTGGAGTACGCCAACGTGTTGGGGGCGGAAGAGCTTTGCGAAGTGACCAAGGCAACGGTTTATTTCGGCGCGCATCCCTATTTGGAGGCCGTGGAATCAGAGGATTACGACGAAATTTTTTCGAAAATGATCCTGTGCAGCGATCGGAAATATCGGCTGGAGCCCTTTGCGGAGGAGTGCTTTTCCCAGACCTGCGTAGGTCCCTGCGACCACTATTGTTACGAACCCCTCAATCTGTCCCGGGAGGTTTTCGAAAAAAATCTGCGATATCTGGAGCTCACGAAGGAGGCGGGGGTGAGCATTGCGGGAAGCTGCACGCCTTACCTCAGCGGATGGATTCCCATTCGGGGAGAGCACTTCGTTTCGACGGAATCCAGCAACATTCTCATGAGCAACTCCGTGCTGGGCGCTTACGGCAACGCGGACGGGCTGGAGGCGGCCGCCTGGTCCGCCATCTGCGGCAGAACTCCGAAATGGGGAAATCATATTGCCGAAAATCGTTACGCTACCCACATTTTTGAAATTCAATGCAAAAGCGAATCGATTTTGGACTGGGACATCATCGGCCTGACGCTGGGGCGTTTGCTGCCGGGCAACGGAAGGCCCGTTTTGACCGGAAATTTCAAACGTCCCAACCTGAATAAGCTGAAACGCTGCTTCGCCTCTCTGGCGACCACCAGCGGAGCCGAGATCTGTCATATCGTGGGATGTACCGTTGAGGCGCCCACCCTGGAGGCGGCGCTGGCCGGTCACGAGCCTCTTGGAAAATTTGTCATCACGCAGCGGGACTGCGACGAGTCGCTGGCTCTGGTGTGCGATCCAGGCGGAGGTTCCCTTGAAATGGTGGTATTGGGCTGCCCCCATTATTCGCTGGAGGAAATCCGGTACGCCGCGAAATGTCTTGAGGGCAGACATGTCCATGAGGGGGTCAGTCTCCAGATTTGGACGGATATGGCCATTCAGCAGCTCGCGAAGGTCAACGGTTACGCCGACATCATCGAAAGAGCGGGCGGACATCTGCTGAACAGCGCCTGTCCCATGGTTTGCGGCAGAACGGTGTTCGACAGGGTGAAGACGGGTTTCGCGACGGACGGCGCCAAGCAGGCCCACTACCTGCACACGGATTTGAATGTGAAGATTTTCTACGGCGACGCCCAAAAATGCATCGAAGCGGCGGTCAGAGGCGCGTGGGAGGCCTGA
- a CDS encoding TRAP transporter small permease, which yields MRIIKTILRVLDDKFETVAHFIVIVSGVAVCALIFIGAMMRYIIKVDFYGSEEIILFIAFWLYFMGSALAAKKGTHINANMLSLFIRNKKTLNKLDLIKSGLCLIMALMATLWSFNYVAWSWKMGAKSNVFKLPNVIAQIPIFISFVLWDLYLIRDVVRGFAKIRTAEGEGESCS from the coding sequence ATGAGAATAATTAAAACGATTCTTCGGGTACTGGATGATAAATTTGAAACCGTGGCGCATTTTATTGTAATTGTTTCGGGCGTCGCGGTTTGCGCCCTGATTTTTATCGGCGCAATGATGCGGTATATCATAAAAGTCGATTTTTATGGCTCGGAAGAAATCATTCTCTTTATCGCGTTTTGGCTCTATTTCATGGGAAGCGCCCTGGCCGCGAAAAAGGGCACTCATATCAACGCGAACATGCTGAGTCTTTTTATACGTAACAAAAAAACACTGAATAAGCTGGATTTAATCAAATCCGGGCTGTGTCTGATCATGGCCCTGATGGCCACGCTGTGGAGCTTCAATTATGTGGCCTGGTCCTGGAAAATGGGGGCGAAGTCCAACGTTTTCAAGCTGCCGAACGTCATTGCGCAAATTCCGATTTTCATTTCCTTCGTGCTCTGGGATCTTTACCTGATACGGGATGTGGTGCGGGGTTTCGCGAAAATCCGCACCGCGGAAGGAGAGGGTGAATCATGCTCGTAA
- a CDS encoding Rid family detoxifying hydrolase codes for MEREIIETRKAPKPVGPYSHVVKYGNLIFVSGQISADLETGEIIVQDVAGQTRTALETIKNILEEIGSGMDKVLKCTIHLSDEKYFDEMNRVYSSFFEKGYPARITVFGAKLYAGIDIEIDAIAGV; via the coding sequence ATGGAACGCGAAATCATCGAAACCCGTAAGGCTCCGAAACCGGTGGGTCCCTATTCTCATGTGGTTAAATACGGAAATTTGATTTTCGTTTCCGGACAAATTTCCGCGGATCTCGAGACGGGGGAAATCATTGTTCAGGATGTGGCCGGGCAAACGCGAACCGCCCTGGAGACGATCAAAAATATTTTGGAGGAAATCGGGAGCGGCATGGATAAGGTTCTGAAATGCACGATTCACCTTTCCGACGAAAAGTATTTTGACGAAATGAATCGGGTTTACAGCTCATTTTTTGAAAAGGGCTATCCCGCGAGAATCACGGTTTTCGGCGCGAAACTGTACGCGGGCATCGATATTGAAATCGACGCCATTGCGGGCGTTTGA
- the dctP gene encoding TRAP transporter substrate-binding protein DctP, protein MKRSLGFLVFICAMAVFLTPVTALGADNFTPVVLKFANQHPTDSMASIADREICEEVKKATEGRVSLELYTDSSLGDYTSVFEEVMIGTIAMAHITAVETYDPRMSGSMLPYLGSSYAELAKAYRPDNYLFKTVSESAQKLGLRTFGFFCEGFSGVGVSKALTDANVPVKEKGVIIRVPGLDNFALPAKDLGFRTATIAYSDTYTAIQTGTVGGWCGGPPNLNYLYFRDVIKYYYHYQMTQEATQILINEKIFQSLLPKDQEAITKIIQQKCADSIKLAEEDDAKYMDMMKKQGITVVEFSDAERAIFAESCRKNVWPSLAKNTSQEFIDSILASIK, encoded by the coding sequence ATGAAACGATCTCTGGGATTTCTGGTTTTTATTTGTGCGATGGCTGTGTTCCTGACGCCCGTGACGGCGTTGGGCGCGGATAATTTTACGCCGGTTGTGTTGAAGTTCGCCAATCAGCATCCCACGGATTCCATGGCCTCCATCGCGGATCGGGAGATCTGTGAGGAAGTGAAAAAAGCGACGGAGGGGCGGGTGTCTCTGGAGCTGTACACGGACAGCTCTTTGGGGGATTACACCAGCGTTTTCGAAGAAGTGATGATCGGGACAATCGCTATGGCCCATATCACGGCGGTGGAAACCTACGACCCCAGGATGTCGGGGTCGATGCTGCCCTACCTGGGCTCCAGCTACGCGGAACTGGCCAAAGCCTACAGGCCGGACAATTATTTGTTTAAAACCGTCTCGGAGAGCGCTCAGAAGCTGGGGCTTCGAACCTTCGGATTTTTCTGCGAGGGCTTCAGCGGCGTGGGTGTGTCCAAAGCGCTGACCGACGCCAACGTTCCGGTCAAAGAAAAAGGCGTGATTATCAGGGTTCCGGGGCTGGACAATTTTGCCCTTCCGGCGAAGGATCTGGGCTTCAGAACCGCGACCATCGCCTATTCCGACACCTACACCGCGATTCAGACCGGCACGGTGGGCGGCTGGTGCGGAGGACCTCCCAACCTGAACTATCTCTACTTCCGGGACGTCATCAAATATTATTATCACTATCAGATGACTCAGGAAGCGACGCAGATTCTGATAAATGAGAAAATTTTCCAGTCGCTCCTTCCGAAAGATCAGGAAGCGATAACGAAAATCATTCAGCAGAAATGCGCGGACAGCATCAAACTGGCGGAGGAAGACGACGCGAAATACATGGACATGATGAAGAAACAGGGCATCACCGTCGTGGAGTTCAGCGACGCGGAGAGGGCCATTTTCGCGGAAAGCTGCCGTAAAAACGTGTGGCCGAGCCTCGCCAAAAACACGTCGCAGGAGTTTATCGACAGTATTTTGGCCAGCATAAAATAA
- a CDS encoding DUF1904 domain-containing protein, which translates to MPHITVRGVSKEKLKEYAEDVKNIVVSASEVKREYVKIFYSPVERVDAAAETAVDVYWMPRTQELRDRVAAQLTEYFQKKGSPFVQVTFTEFQGNLFYENGVHY; encoded by the coding sequence GTGCCGCACATTACGGTGAGGGGTGTCTCAAAGGAAAAATTGAAGGAGTACGCCGAAGATGTGAAGAATATTGTTGTTTCCGCTTCGGAGGTCAAAAGAGAGTACGTAAAGATTTTTTACTCGCCTGTGGAGCGCGTGGACGCAGCCGCGGAAACGGCGGTGGATGTTTACTGGATGCCGCGGACGCAGGAGCTGCGCGACAGAGTGGCCGCACAACTGACCGAATATTTTCAAAAAAAAGGTTCTCCGTTTGTACAGGTGACCTTCACTGAATTTCAGGGAAATCTGTTTTACGAAAATGGAGTCCATTATTGA
- a CDS encoding L-serine ammonia-lyase, iron-sulfur-dependent, subunit alpha, whose amino-acid sequence MEYFSIFNDVLGPVMTGPSSSHTAGCARIGAMTRILHGREIRRAEVIFDQNGSYPGTCRGQGSDRGFTGGLLGFSPDDLRLKNALEIAEKSGVRVEFKQADLGAHHPNEARINVYDGESDRVEMSVLTRSVGGGMIEIVEMDGFPVSIKGETGTIYIAARGEEAFDQIRKKLDGKTRYVEKQNGERILFEIRSSSFNEENDEKELKEKELRDFRELPGIDFVRVAEVILPAPKRERPAPPFENAAGALERLKQSGEKKEMWELAVAYEKGVTFLSADEIFGKIREILQVMRESGKPVDPARTVSQGFLGYQASGMLEKAAKIRTVNMGFLEDCMIWAVSVMENNCARNKIVAAPTAGSCGVIPASVVAIGDKMGCSDEAIEKALLAAGLVGVFIANSATFGAEVAGCQAENGAAGAMAAAGVVQLLGGSVENGFQAASLALQNLLGLICDPVGGLAEVPCVGRNVAAAFNAVVSANMVMCGYNPIIPLDETIDAMFKVGKMLPEALRCTCRGGLCDTPTAKMITERLARENAAAEVRRH is encoded by the coding sequence GTGGAATATTTCAGCATTTTTAACGATGTTCTGGGCCCCGTTATGACGGGGCCTTCCAGTTCTCATACCGCCGGGTGTGCCAGAATCGGCGCGATGACGCGGATTCTGCATGGTCGGGAGATTCGGCGGGCGGAGGTCATTTTCGATCAAAACGGCTCTTATCCCGGCACCTGCAGAGGACAGGGATCGGACCGCGGTTTTACGGGAGGACTGCTGGGATTTTCTCCGGATGACCTCCGTTTGAAAAATGCCCTGGAGATCGCGGAAAAATCCGGAGTCAGGGTGGAGTTCAAACAGGCGGACCTGGGCGCTCATCACCCTAATGAAGCCCGGATCAACGTTTATGACGGCGAAAGCGACAGAGTGGAAATGAGCGTTCTGACCCGTTCCGTCGGCGGTGGAATGATCGAAATCGTGGAAATGGATGGCTTTCCGGTCAGCATTAAAGGCGAAACAGGAACAATCTATATTGCCGCCCGCGGAGAAGAGGCCTTCGATCAGATTCGGAAAAAACTGGACGGAAAAACGCGATACGTGGAAAAACAAAATGGAGAGCGAATTCTTTTTGAAATTCGTTCCTCTTCATTTAATGAAGAAAATGATGAAAAAGAGCTCAAAGAAAAAGAGCTTCGCGATTTCAGAGAACTGCCGGGGATAGATTTCGTTCGGGTGGCGGAGGTCATTTTGCCGGCGCCCAAAAGAGAGAGACCTGCCCCTCCTTTCGAGAACGCCGCGGGGGCTCTGGAACGTCTGAAACAATCAGGCGAAAAGAAAGAAATGTGGGAACTGGCCGTTGCCTATGAAAAAGGGGTTACGTTTCTGTCGGCGGACGAGATTTTTGGGAAAATTCGAGAGATTCTTCAGGTCATGCGAGAGTCCGGAAAGCCGGTGGACCCCGCTCGAACGGTCTCACAAGGATTTTTGGGGTATCAGGCTTCCGGAATGCTGGAGAAAGCCGCGAAAATCCGGACAGTGAACATGGGCTTTCTGGAGGACTGCATGATTTGGGCCGTCTCCGTAATGGAAAACAACTGCGCCCGAAATAAAATCGTTGCCGCGCCCACCGCGGGGTCCTGCGGCGTCATTCCGGCGTCTGTGGTGGCGATTGGCGACAAAATGGGCTGTTCCGACGAGGCGATCGAAAAAGCCCTGCTGGCCGCGGGGCTGGTGGGAGTTTTTATTGCGAATTCGGCGACGTTCGGCGCGGAGGTGGCGGGGTGTCAGGCGGAAAATGGCGCCGCCGGCGCGATGGCGGCGGCAGGCGTCGTGCAGCTGCTGGGCGGGTCGGTGGAAAACGGATTTCAGGCGGCTTCCCTGGCTTTGCAGAATTTGCTGGGACTGATTTGCGACCCTGTGGGCGGTCTCGCCGAAGTTCCCTGCGTCGGTCGAAATGTTGCCGCGGCGTTCAACGCCGTCGTCTCTGCGAACATGGTGATGTGCGGGTATAATCCAATCATTCCGCTGGATGAAACGATCGATGCCATGTTCAAAGTGGGGAAAATGCTCCCGGAAGCCCTGAGGTGCACCTGCAGGGGAGGGCTGTGCGACACCCCCACCGCGAAAATGATCACGGAGCGGCTTGCGAGGGAAAATGCCGCTGCGGAGGTCAGGCGTCATTGA
- a CDS encoding helix-turn-helix domain-containing protein — MSEFVGSHIKRLRKTHKMTLQQVAEFTDLSVGYLSLIERGRTSPTVANLHKICQALNITMADLFVNMENDNKCVRKENRRLLFDDPGRVKYEALTEGSRSIVSMCMHVLDEQVHEAVTHVADECGFIIQGSMILTIEGIEYSVGEGDSIYIPAGSAHSFCRTSDCPCISIWTAPAANYPFVSPSVFAAVRSSDSA; from the coding sequence GTGAGCGAATTTGTAGGTTCTCATATCAAAAGACTGAGAAAAACGCATAAAATGACGCTTCAGCAGGTAGCGGAATTTACAGACCTCTCTGTGGGCTACCTCAGTTTGATCGAGCGGGGACGTACGAGCCCCACCGTGGCGAACCTGCATAAAATTTGTCAGGCGCTGAACATCACGATGGCGGATCTGTTTGTCAATATGGAAAACGACAACAAGTGCGTCAGAAAAGAAAATCGACGTCTTCTTTTCGACGATCCCGGCAGGGTGAAATATGAAGCCCTCACCGAGGGGTCACGGTCGATCGTGAGCATGTGTATGCACGTTCTGGACGAACAGGTCCATGAAGCTGTAACCCACGTGGCCGACGAGTGTGGATTTATCATTCAGGGAAGCATGATTCTGACCATTGAAGGGATAGAATATTCGGTGGGGGAGGGGGATTCCATTTATATTCCTGCGGGAAGCGCCCACTCCTTCTGCAGAACCAGCGACTGTCCCTGCATCAGCATCTGGACCGCTCCCGCCGCCAATTATCCTTTCGTCTCTCCCTCCGTTTTCGCCGCGGTCCGGTCTTCGGATTCGGCCTGA
- a CDS encoding TRAP transporter large permease codes for MLVITALIVLLVTMIIGLPIPLAFLASAGSICLFGNYNPSLLMVFGYNKINSILLLTIPLFVLAGSIMDKGGIGEKLIGTVAKGVGKIRGGLGIVTVVSCAVFGAVSGSSSATLSCIGSIMTPRLKENGYPDGLIGALIASSGVLGILIPPSMLMILYAWATGESVLACFLATILPGLMLIVLFSAVNCFYAIKNPNIRVYDSVLQQADLREKKRGKQEKEFSAIPALLMPVIILGSIYGGILTATEAAAFSVIYALPVGMFYYKKIDRKAFNEGLIQAGETAGVIMTMLFSVMILSRLYVSENLPKMILTFLTSISENRTIILVMINIFMIILGMLMDDCSATILAAPILLPVMTALGVSPIHFAAILGVNIGMGNVTPPTAPLLYLGGRISGAEVRDMLGPNLALIIFAWLPTLVVTTYIPAFGLFLPRLFGYA; via the coding sequence ATGCTCGTAATCACGGCCCTCATTGTGCTGCTGGTCACGATGATTATCGGCCTGCCGATCCCGCTGGCGTTTCTGGCCTCGGCGGGGAGCATCTGTCTCTTTGGAAACTACAACCCCTCTTTGCTGATGGTTTTTGGTTACAACAAGATCAACTCCATTCTGCTGCTGACCATCCCCCTGTTTGTCCTGGCCGGTTCGATTATGGACAAGGGCGGCATCGGAGAAAAGCTGATCGGAACCGTAGCGAAGGGCGTAGGCAAAATTCGGGGCGGGCTGGGGATCGTCACGGTTGTATCCTGCGCGGTTTTTGGAGCGGTTTCCGGAAGCTCTTCCGCGACCCTTTCCTGCATCGGCTCCATTATGACGCCGAGGCTGAAGGAAAACGGCTATCCGGACGGTTTGATCGGCGCGCTGATCGCCAGTTCCGGTGTTTTGGGCATCCTGATTCCCCCTTCCATGCTGATGATTCTTTACGCCTGGGCAACCGGAGAGTCAGTGCTGGCCTGCTTTTTGGCCACGATCCTGCCTGGCCTCATGCTGATCGTTCTTTTTTCCGCCGTCAACTGTTTTTACGCGATTAAAAATCCCAATATCAGGGTTTACGACAGCGTTCTGCAGCAGGCGGACCTGAGAGAGAAAAAGAGAGGAAAGCAGGAAAAGGAATTCAGCGCCATTCCGGCTCTGTTGATGCCCGTCATCATTCTGGGGTCGATTTACGGCGGCATTCTCACCGCTACGGAAGCCGCGGCGTTTTCCGTGATTTACGCCCTGCCCGTGGGAATGTTCTACTACAAAAAAATCGACAGAAAAGCCTTTAATGAAGGCCTTATTCAGGCGGGAGAAACGGCGGGCGTCATTATGACGATGCTGTTTTCGGTCATGATTTTGAGCCGGCTTTACGTGAGCGAAAATCTTCCCAAAATGATCCTCACTTTTCTGACCTCCATTTCGGAGAACCGAACAATTATTCTCGTCATGATCAATATTTTCATGATTATCCTGGGAATGCTCATGGACGACTGCTCGGCGACAATTCTGGCCGCTCCCATTCTTCTGCCCGTCATGACGGCTTTGGGGGTCAGCCCCATTCATTTCGCGGCGATTTTGGGCGTGAACATCGGCATGGGCAACGTTACTCCGCCCACGGCGCCGCTGCTGTACCTGGGAGGACGCATTTCCGGAGCGGAGGTTCGGGACATGCTGGGTCCCAATCTGGCCCTGATTATCTTCGCGTGGCTGCCGACGCTTGTGGTGACCACGTACATTCCCGCCTTCGGGCTGTTTTTGCCGAGGCTTTTCGGTTACGCCTGA
- a CDS encoding DUF126 domain-containing protein: MGKILIRGRPAFPGKAAGEAIVCPDSIQGWSGVSDKTGIIIEEANPEKGKCIAGKILVLPYGKGSTGWSGHFHSASVAGFTPAGWLFSRIDSRSGVATAVLSIPTVADFPDDVDLFEIIESGDFVEIDGDTGEVIVTKK, from the coding sequence ATGGGAAAAATTTTGATCAGGGGAAGACCGGCTTTTCCGGGAAAAGCTGCCGGCGAGGCGATTGTGTGTCCCGACAGCATTCAGGGCTGGTCGGGGGTCAGCGACAAAACGGGAATTATTATCGAAGAAGCGAATCCCGAAAAAGGAAAATGCATTGCGGGGAAAATATTGGTTCTTCCCTACGGCAAGGGGTCCACAGGGTGGTCGGGGCATTTTCACTCCGCCTCCGTGGCGGGTTTTACGCCGGCGGGATGGCTGTTTTCCAGAATCGACTCGCGTTCGGGAGTGGCGACGGCGGTGCTGTCGATTCCAACGGTTGCGGACTTTCCTGACGACGTGGATTTGTTTGAAATCATCGAATCCGGAGACTTCGTCGAAATCGACGGCGACACCGGAGAGGTTATCGTTACGAAAAAATAA